The Siniperca chuatsi isolate FFG_IHB_CAS linkage group LG9, ASM2008510v1, whole genome shotgun sequence genome includes a region encoding these proteins:
- the si:dkey-260g12.1 gene encoding tumor necrosis factor receptor superfamily member 5 isoform X3, giving the protein MGLVQCFVIVLMLSAQLVFLSPLTVGTEYYTMHGRMCKMCPAGEYQKSCTECEPCPAGTYTTEWNREDSCHRCYGDCRPDFHVKVVQNCTSKSDVKCICKDGFRCTDWVPYSTNCRYCAKTQETTTTAAVISGKDKHTPSSASPGQSSTSAKPCLFPKCPQSVPPAENGTHKTDKMSSQLAAVLCPVVAMGCVALVILFFVRRHGDESCFKQAIAKLCNEGGRDASHKPKESTHQFPRDSFSAKQQPSSLSAANLGPVHVHNPGTVIFSLLSQFTGQVGPTLEGGKTAKRESSEDEDERDCPVFHPTSSPSVHLSEEERSGEIDSIFFPSQEQGKDCHVSKEEVLKS; this is encoded by the exons ACAGTGGGGACCGAGTATTACACAATGCATGGcagaatgtgtaaaatgtgccCTGCAG GTGAGTATCAGAAGTCTTGTACAGAGTGTGAGCCCTGTCCTGCTGGAACCTACACAACTGAGTGGAACCGAGAAGACAGCTGCCATCGCTGCTACGGAGACTGCAGACCAG ATTTTCACGTGAAGGTGGTTCAGAACTGCACCAGCAAGTCCGATGTGAAGTGTATCTGTAAGGATGGTTTCAGATGCACTGACTGGGTCCCATACTCAACAAACTGCAGATACTGTGCCAAGACCCAGGAAACAACCACAACTG CAGCTGTTATCTCAGGAAAAGATAAACACACGCCTTCCTCAGCTTCCCCGGGACAGAGCAGCACTTCTGCCAAACCCTGCCTATTTCCAAA GTGCCCTCAGTCAGTCCCACCGGCAGAGAatggcacacacaaaacag acAAGATGAGCAGTCAGCTGGCAGCCGTCTTGTGTCCAGTGGTTGCCATGGGATGCGTGGCCCTTGTGATCCTGTTCTTTGTTCGTCGCCATGGAGATGAATCATGTTTCAAGCAAG CTATTGCAAAGCTATGCAACGAG GGAGGTAGAGATGCTTCACACAAGCCGAAGGAGTCAACTCATCAGTTCCCCAGAGACTCATTCAGTGCAAAGCAGCAGCCATCATCCCTTTCAGCAGCCAATCTGG gTCCAGTCCATGTTCACAATCCGGGGACAGTCATCTTCAGCTTGCTCAGTCAGTTTACAGGCCAAGTTGGTCCAACACTTGAAGGTGGGAAGACGGCCAAAAGAGAGAGCAGCGAAGACGAAGACGAGAGAGACTGTCCTGTGTTTCATCCCACATCCTCTCCCAGTGTTCATCTctctgaggaggagagaagcgGAGAGATTGacagcatttttttcccctcccagGAGCAGGGGAAGGACTGCCATGTGTCCAAAGAGGAGGTGCTAAAATCGTAA
- the si:dkey-260g12.1 gene encoding tumor necrosis factor receptor superfamily member 5 isoform X1 — protein sequence MFLHRMGLVQCFVIVLMLSAQLVFLSPLTVGTEYYTMHGRMCKMCPAGEYQKSCTECEPCPAGTYTTEWNREDSCHRCYGDCRPDFHVKVVQNCTSKSDVKCICKDGFRCTDWVPYSTNCRYCAKTQETTTTAAVISGKDKHTPSSASPGQSSTSAKPCLFPKCPQSVPPAENGTHKTDKMSSQLAAVLCPVVAMGCVALVILFFVRRHGDESCFKQAIAKLCNEGGRDASHKPKESTHQFPRDSFSAKQQPSSLSAANLGPVHVHNPGTVIFSLLSQFTGQVGPTLEGGKTAKRESSEDEDERDCPVFHPTSSPSVHLSEEERSGEIDSIFFPSQEQGKDCHVSKEEVLKS from the exons ACAGTGGGGACCGAGTATTACACAATGCATGGcagaatgtgtaaaatgtgccCTGCAG GTGAGTATCAGAAGTCTTGTACAGAGTGTGAGCCCTGTCCTGCTGGAACCTACACAACTGAGTGGAACCGAGAAGACAGCTGCCATCGCTGCTACGGAGACTGCAGACCAG ATTTTCACGTGAAGGTGGTTCAGAACTGCACCAGCAAGTCCGATGTGAAGTGTATCTGTAAGGATGGTTTCAGATGCACTGACTGGGTCCCATACTCAACAAACTGCAGATACTGTGCCAAGACCCAGGAAACAACCACAACTG CAGCTGTTATCTCAGGAAAAGATAAACACACGCCTTCCTCAGCTTCCCCGGGACAGAGCAGCACTTCTGCCAAACCCTGCCTATTTCCAAA GTGCCCTCAGTCAGTCCCACCGGCAGAGAatggcacacacaaaacag acAAGATGAGCAGTCAGCTGGCAGCCGTCTTGTGTCCAGTGGTTGCCATGGGATGCGTGGCCCTTGTGATCCTGTTCTTTGTTCGTCGCCATGGAGATGAATCATGTTTCAAGCAAG CTATTGCAAAGCTATGCAACGAG GGAGGTAGAGATGCTTCACACAAGCCGAAGGAGTCAACTCATCAGTTCCCCAGAGACTCATTCAGTGCAAAGCAGCAGCCATCATCCCTTTCAGCAGCCAATCTGG gTCCAGTCCATGTTCACAATCCGGGGACAGTCATCTTCAGCTTGCTCAGTCAGTTTACAGGCCAAGTTGGTCCAACACTTGAAGGTGGGAAGACGGCCAAAAGAGAGAGCAGCGAAGACGAAGACGAGAGAGACTGTCCTGTGTTTCATCCCACATCCTCTCCCAGTGTTCATCTctctgaggaggagagaagcgGAGAGATTGacagcatttttttcccctcccagGAGCAGGGGAAGGACTGCCATGTGTCCAAAGAGGAGGTGCTAAAATCGTAA
- the si:dkey-260g12.1 gene encoding tumor necrosis factor receptor superfamily member 5 isoform X2, with product MFLHRMGLVQCFVIVLMLSAQLVFLSPLTVGTEYYTMHGRMCKMCPAGEYQKSCTECEPCPAGTYTTEWNREDSCHRCYGDCRPDFHVKVVQNCTSKSDVKCICKDGFRCTDWVPYSTNCRYCAKTQETTTTAVISGKDKHTPSSASPGQSSTSAKPCLFPKCPQSVPPAENGTHKTDKMSSQLAAVLCPVVAMGCVALVILFFVRRHGDESCFKQAIAKLCNEGGRDASHKPKESTHQFPRDSFSAKQQPSSLSAANLGPVHVHNPGTVIFSLLSQFTGQVGPTLEGGKTAKRESSEDEDERDCPVFHPTSSPSVHLSEEERSGEIDSIFFPSQEQGKDCHVSKEEVLKS from the exons ACAGTGGGGACCGAGTATTACACAATGCATGGcagaatgtgtaaaatgtgccCTGCAG GTGAGTATCAGAAGTCTTGTACAGAGTGTGAGCCCTGTCCTGCTGGAACCTACACAACTGAGTGGAACCGAGAAGACAGCTGCCATCGCTGCTACGGAGACTGCAGACCAG ATTTTCACGTGAAGGTGGTTCAGAACTGCACCAGCAAGTCCGATGTGAAGTGTATCTGTAAGGATGGTTTCAGATGCACTGACTGGGTCCCATACTCAACAAACTGCAGATACTGTGCCAAGACCCAGGAAACAACCACAACTG CTGTTATCTCAGGAAAAGATAAACACACGCCTTCCTCAGCTTCCCCGGGACAGAGCAGCACTTCTGCCAAACCCTGCCTATTTCCAAA GTGCCCTCAGTCAGTCCCACCGGCAGAGAatggcacacacaaaacag acAAGATGAGCAGTCAGCTGGCAGCCGTCTTGTGTCCAGTGGTTGCCATGGGATGCGTGGCCCTTGTGATCCTGTTCTTTGTTCGTCGCCATGGAGATGAATCATGTTTCAAGCAAG CTATTGCAAAGCTATGCAACGAG GGAGGTAGAGATGCTTCACACAAGCCGAAGGAGTCAACTCATCAGTTCCCCAGAGACTCATTCAGTGCAAAGCAGCAGCCATCATCCCTTTCAGCAGCCAATCTGG gTCCAGTCCATGTTCACAATCCGGGGACAGTCATCTTCAGCTTGCTCAGTCAGTTTACAGGCCAAGTTGGTCCAACACTTGAAGGTGGGAAGACGGCCAAAAGAGAGAGCAGCGAAGACGAAGACGAGAGAGACTGTCCTGTGTTTCATCCCACATCCTCTCCCAGTGTTCATCTctctgaggaggagagaagcgGAGAGATTGacagcatttttttcccctcccagGAGCAGGGGAAGGACTGCCATGTGTCCAAAGAGGAGGTGCTAAAATCGTAA
- the si:dkey-260g12.1 gene encoding tumor necrosis factor receptor superfamily member 5 isoform X4: MHGRMCKMCPAGEYQKSCTECEPCPAGTYTTEWNREDSCHRCYGDCRPDFHVKVVQNCTSKSDVKCICKDGFRCTDWVPYSTNCRYCAKTQETTTTAAVISGKDKHTPSSASPGQSSTSAKPCLFPKCPQSVPPAENGTHKTDKMSSQLAAVLCPVVAMGCVALVILFFVRRHGDESCFKQAIAKLCNEGGRDASHKPKESTHQFPRDSFSAKQQPSSLSAANLGPVHVHNPGTVIFSLLSQFTGQVGPTLEGGKTAKRESSEDEDERDCPVFHPTSSPSVHLSEEERSGEIDSIFFPSQEQGKDCHVSKEEVLKS, translated from the exons ATGCATGGcagaatgtgtaaaatgtgccCTGCAG GTGAGTATCAGAAGTCTTGTACAGAGTGTGAGCCCTGTCCTGCTGGAACCTACACAACTGAGTGGAACCGAGAAGACAGCTGCCATCGCTGCTACGGAGACTGCAGACCAG ATTTTCACGTGAAGGTGGTTCAGAACTGCACCAGCAAGTCCGATGTGAAGTGTATCTGTAAGGATGGTTTCAGATGCACTGACTGGGTCCCATACTCAACAAACTGCAGATACTGTGCCAAGACCCAGGAAACAACCACAACTG CAGCTGTTATCTCAGGAAAAGATAAACACACGCCTTCCTCAGCTTCCCCGGGACAGAGCAGCACTTCTGCCAAACCCTGCCTATTTCCAAA GTGCCCTCAGTCAGTCCCACCGGCAGAGAatggcacacacaaaacag acAAGATGAGCAGTCAGCTGGCAGCCGTCTTGTGTCCAGTGGTTGCCATGGGATGCGTGGCCCTTGTGATCCTGTTCTTTGTTCGTCGCCATGGAGATGAATCATGTTTCAAGCAAG CTATTGCAAAGCTATGCAACGAG GGAGGTAGAGATGCTTCACACAAGCCGAAGGAGTCAACTCATCAGTTCCCCAGAGACTCATTCAGTGCAAAGCAGCAGCCATCATCCCTTTCAGCAGCCAATCTGG gTCCAGTCCATGTTCACAATCCGGGGACAGTCATCTTCAGCTTGCTCAGTCAGTTTACAGGCCAAGTTGGTCCAACACTTGAAGGTGGGAAGACGGCCAAAAGAGAGAGCAGCGAAGACGAAGACGAGAGAGACTGTCCTGTGTTTCATCCCACATCCTCTCCCAGTGTTCATCTctctgaggaggagagaagcgGAGAGATTGacagcatttttttcccctcccagGAGCAGGGGAAGGACTGCCATGTGTCCAAAGAGGAGGTGCTAAAATCGTAA